The Deltaproteobacteria bacterium genomic sequence CCTGCCGGTCGACGAGCTGCTCGTGGCGTTCGCGTTTGCTGAACACGCGCAGATAGAACGTCTTGGACTTGGCGACGTTCGGTCCGGACACGTCGTCGTTGTCGGCCGCCTCGAGGTGGTAGGCGACGCGCGTGCCCGGACGCAGGTCGACCTCGGCGAGATCCCACAGGTAGCGCCCCTGTGACGTGCGGCGCGGGTCGTCGGCGGTCCACAGGCGGGCGCGGCCGGCCTCCGCGTCGTCGTCGCCGGTCCACACGAGATCGATCGTTCGCAGGCCGTAGTCGTCCTCGGCGGTCCACGCCAGCTCCACGCGCTTCTTTCCCTCGACGTCGAGTTCGTCGGCCGGCGCGTACAGTTCGATCGCCGGCGGCTCGTCGGGCTCGATCTCGATCGCGTGCGCTTCGGCGTCGACCGCCGGCGGGCCGTCGATCCGCTCGACGTAGAAGCGGTACCGCGCGGGTGCGCGCACGGTCCACGTCGCGGCGAACGCATCGCCGGCCGGCTGCAGCACCAGCGGGTCGCGATCGCCGCCGCCGTCGCGCTCGAACAGCAGCTTCGCCGCGCGTGCGGGGGCCAGCGGCCGCGCGCGCAGCGACACCTTCGTCCCGGGCATCGCCCGGAAGTCGCCCGACGCGGATGGGAGGGTCACGGCCGGCCGCCCGGTGTAGCCGGGGTACTCGAGGTGGATCTCGATGTCGCCGACGACCGGCGCCGCGGAGGTCTGCGCTCCGGGGATCGCGTCGTCGCCGGCGGCGAGCGCGAGGCGCCAGCCGTGTGCGATCGACCCCGGCGCCGCGGCCGACGCGGCGACGACGACGGCTGCCGCCGCGGACGCGATCGCCGCGGGAGCTCGCAGGCGGCGCGCGGGCACCGCGGCGGCGACATCGACTCCGGCGAGTTGGCGCGCCGTCTGGTCCGCCAGCGCGTCGATCAGCTCGCGCGAAAACGCGGCGCGGCTGGCGCGTTCGAGTTGCACTGCAGACAGCAGGTCCGAGCCGCCGAGGTAGCGCGCGACCGCCTCGTCCGAGCGCCATCGCCGCCGCGCGGCCGCGTAGCGCACGGCCGCCGCCGCCGCCGCCGCGACTGCGGCGCCGACCGCCGCGCCGGCGACGGACGGAGCCCGCGCGGCGCCGACCGCCGACGCCGCCAGCGGCGCCACGACCCCCGCGAGCGCCGCGACGGCCCCCGCGATCAACGCGCCGGCCGCCGCGGCCTGACCGACGAGCCGGCGGCGCACGCGGGCGAGCCCGGCGTGTATGGCGTCGAACGAGTCCACCGCGCTACCGGCGGGCAGTGTAGCTCGAATCGCCGCAGGGCGCCCCCGCGCGCCGGCAGGCCGGTCGCGGTCGCGGCTTCGCGCCCGCAGGCCGGCCGCCGCGCCAGGCGCCGTCGCCGGCGTGTTATACCTGCCGGTGCGTGAATAAGCGGGTCCACATGGCGTCGATCCCACCGGATGACGCACCTGAGGACGCCGGCGATCGCGAACTCGTGGACCGCGCGCGAGACGGCGATGCGGACGCATTCCGCGTCCTGTTCGAACGCTACCGGCGACGCGCGTACGCGGCCGCGTACGGCATGCTCCACAACGCGGACGACGCGCTGGACGTCGTGCAGGAGGCGTTCATCAAGGCCCACCGGCATCTCGGTACCTTCCAGGGCAACGCCAGCTTCTACACCTGGCTGTACCGGATCGTCATGAACCTGTGTATCGACCACATTCGCCGCCGCAAACGCGCGCGCCACGTCGACTTCGACGACGCGATCGGCCATGACGAAGCCGATGCGCCCGTCGGCGAGGAGGCGCTGCTGCCGCGCATGCTCGACGGCAACCCGCAGCGAAATTTGGCGCGGCGCCAGGTGCGCGAGTACATCGCGGAGGCGCTCGAGACGCTGTCGGACAATCACCGCGCGGTGATCATCTTGCGCGAGCTGGAGGGGATGTCGTACGAGGAGATGGCCCAGGCCATGCAGTGCGCGAAGGGCACGATCATGTCGCGGCTGTTCCACGCGCGCCGAAATCTGCAAAAGCGGCTGCTCGAGTTGATGGGCGGCGAAACGGATCTAAAGGTGTAACTATGGCGGGCCGGCGCGACGACATCGACCTCATGGTCCACTACGACGGCGAACTCGGCGAGGACGTCGGGCCGCTGTCGGCAGACGACGAGCGAAAGCTCGACGCGTTGGCTCAGATGACCGAACTGGTGCGCGGACACCTCGAGCTGGCCGCCGACGAGGTCGAGGAGCGGCTCGACGCGATGTGGCCGGCCATCGAGCGGCGCATCGGCGCCAACGGCCGCGCCGCCGACGGCGCGATCGCACCGGCCGCGCGCGCGCCGGCGGCCGACGGCGCGCCGGCCGGCGCGTGGGCCGCGCTCGGCCGGTGGCTCGACCGCTATCGCAGCCAGGTGCTCACCGGCGCGGTGTGCGCGGCGGCCGCGGCCGCGCTGGTCATCGCGCTGCGGCCGCCCGAGACGATCACGCGCACCGAGATCGTGCGCGTCGAGCCGCCGGCCGGGGCGGCCGGCGGCCCCGCCGCCGCGCAGGCGAGCGGCCAGGCGGGCGCCGCGCCGACGTTCGTGGTGTCGGAGCCGGCGGTCGTAGACAGCGTCGAGGTGGACGACGGTGCGGGAACGATCTTGACCATTCCCGGCGAAGCCGGCGAAAACCCGACGACCGTGATCTGGGTGACCCGAGACGACGTGGAGGGCCCGATATGAACTGGCTGCTGACCGCGGCCGCGCTGCTGGCGATCGCGCTGCCCGCCCCGGCGGCGCGCGCGCAGTCCAAACCGGCGGCCGCGTGCGACGTGTTCGAGATCGAAGCCAACAACGACGGCAAGGGGATCGACCCCGGCCTGGGCGGTCTCGCGCGCGTCCTCAAGAAGCCGCCGTTCGCGAGTTGGTCGTCGTTCGTGCTGATCGCGCGCCATCGGGCGAAGGTGGCCACGGCGGAGACCGCCGAGATTGCGCTGAAGGTCGGCGGGCGGCTCGACCTCACCGTGCGCGACGTGGTGCGCAAGCAGGGCAAGAAGCCGCGGCTGCGCATGGCGGTCGCGTGGGTCAACGCCAAGGGCAAGAAGGCGACCGCCAGCTCCGAGGTCGACAGCGGCGACCCGTGGTTGATCGGCGGAGAGCCGATGCCGGGCAAGCCCAAGTCGACGTACTTTTTGGGCATCGCTTGCACCGTGCGGTGACGCGGGCGGCCGGCCGCCCGGC encodes the following:
- a CDS encoding sigma-70 family RNA polymerase sigma factor, which translates into the protein MASIPPDDAPEDAGDRELVDRARDGDADAFRVLFERYRRRAYAAAYGMLHNADDALDVVQEAFIKAHRHLGTFQGNASFYTWLYRIVMNLCIDHIRRRKRARHVDFDDAIGHDEADAPVGEEALLPRMLDGNPQRNLARRQVREYIAEALETLSDNHRAVIILRELEGMSYEEMAQAMQCAKGTIMSRLFHARRNLQKRLLELMGGETDLKV